In Mus musculus strain C57BL/6J chromosome 14, GRCm38.p6 C57BL/6J, the following are encoded in one genomic region:
- the Mphosph8 gene encoding M-phase phosphoprotein 8 isoform 1 (isoform 1 is encoded by transcript variant 1): MAAAAEEGMSAAALVMSVPDSIGRSPESEGVGAGDEEKDAATKGTVAVGDSEEDGEDVFEVERILDMKCEGGKNLYKVRWKGYTSEDDTWEPEVHLEDCKEVLLEFRKKLAENKAKAVRKDIQRLSLNNDIFEADSDSDQQSDTKEDISPRKKKKKIKCKEETSPEDLRKKRTKMGKLKDKFKTELESTSEIIGFDVKTKKRIWEVKEELKDSKKPKKDEIKETKELKKANKRAEVRDLKIKIREDVKENRKTKKERYIESPLESESPNDSLILEDDSEDFISDNREENQNVRSVRDKTAQETVQEGIFEKHLDDLISIEEDAGTRVRRKKTKPRKFEEPKEIKKLESTNAFLERRAIPKKQRNQDKGISNLELNKLPSPVFAQTLKSSRLSGEEKSLKSPDLAEEEKEKKNEPKGKYQKRYDLDKEEKARKEPKVLKSFKEIRNAFDLFKKTTEEKNDVLENNSKREEISLDSKIMNDNKTKDKCSLKEKRNTRDETDTWAYIAAEGDQEVSDSVCQTDETSDGRQPVLSLGMDLQLEWMKLEDFQKHLDGEDEPFITTNRIPNNLLRDAVKNGDYIAVKVALNSNEEYNLDQEDSTGMTLVMLAAAGGQDDLLRLLITKGAKVNGRQKNGTTALIHAAEKNFLTTVAILLEAGAFVNVQQSNGETALMKACKRGNSDIVRLVIECGADCNILSKHQNSALYFAKQCNNVLVYELLKSHLETLSRVAEETIRDYFESRLALLEPVFPIACHRLCEGPDFSTDFNYMPPQNMPEGSGVLLFIFHANFLGKDVIARLCGPCSVQAVVLNDKFQLPVFLDSHFVYSFSPVAGPNKLFIRLTEAPFAKVKLLIGAYRVQLQ, from the exons ATGGCGGCGGCGGCTGAGGAGGGCATGAGTGCGGCCGCTCTAGTTATGTCAGTTCCCGACAGCATTGGCCGTTCTCCCGAGTCCGAAGGAGTTGGAGCAGGGGACGAAGAGAAGGACGCAGCCACCAAAGGAACGGTGGCCGTTGGGGACAgcgaggaggatggggaggacgtTTTCGAGGTGGAGAGGATCCTGGACATGAAGTGCGAGGGA GGTAAGAATCTTTATAAAGTTCGATGGAAAGGATATACATCTGAAGATGATACCTGGGAGCCTGAGGTTCATCTGGAGGACTGTAAGGAAGTTCTTCTTGAATTCAGGAAGAAACTTGCTGAGAACAAAGCTAAAGCAGTCAGGAAAGATATTCAG AGACTATCTTTAAACAATGACATATTTGAGGCAGACAGTGATAGCGACCAGCAAAGTGACACAAAAGAAGATATTTcaccaaggaagaaaaagaaaaaaataaagtgcaaAGAAGAGACAAGTCCAGAAGATCTGaggaaaaaaaggacaaaaatggGAAAACTAAAAGACAAGTTCAAGACAGAGCTGGAGAGCACCTCTGAAATAATCGGTTTCGATGTAAAGACGAAGAAAAGAATTTGGGAagtcaaggaagaattaaaggACTCCAAAAAGCCCAAAAAGGATGAAATAAAGGAAACCAAGGAATTAAAGAAAGCTAATAAAAGGGCTGAAGTAAGAgatttaaagattaaaataagAGAAGATGTCAAAGAGaaccgaaaaacaaaaaaagagagatataTAGAATCTCCGCTGGAGTCTGAATCGCCTAATGATTCCCTCATTCTAGAGGATGACAGTGAAGACTTTATTTCTGACAACAGAGAAGAGAATCAGAATGTGAGAAGTGTAAGAGATAAGACAGCACAGGAGACAGTGCAAGAGGGTATTTTTGAGAAACATCTGGATGACCTTATAAGTATTGAAGAGGATGCTGGTACCCGAGTTAGAAGGAAGAAGACGAAGCCAAGAAAGTTTGAGGAACCAAAAGAGATCAAGAAGCTTGAAAGCACGAATGCCTTTTTAGAAAGGAGAGCAATACCcaaaaagcaaagaaaccaaGACAAGGGCATAAGTAACCTAGAGTTAAATAAGCTACCATCACCTGTGTTTGCCCAAACCCTGAAAAGTTCCAGACTGAGTGGGGAAGAGAAGAGCCTAAAGTCCCCTGACTTGGCAGAAGAG gagaaagagaaaaaaaatgaacccaaAGGAAAATACCAGAAAAGGTATGATttggacaaagaagaaaaagccagAAAAGAGCCAAAGGTATTAAAAT caTTTAAGGAAATCAGAAATGcatttgatttatttaaaaaaacaacagaagaaaaaaatgatgttCTTGAGAATAAttcaaaaagagaagaaatatcaCTGGATTCTAAAATTATGAATGATAACAAAACCAAGGACAAGTGttcacttaaagaaaaaagaaatactcgAGATGAGACTGACACTTGGGCATACATTGCTGCAGAAGGGGATCAGGAAGTTTCAGACAGTGTATGCCAAACAGATGAGACGTCTG ATGGCAGGCAACCAGTTTTGAGTTTGGGTATGGACCTGCAGCTGGAGTGGATGAAATTAGAAGATTTTCAGAAGCATCTGGATGGGGAAGATGAGCCCTTTATCACAACAAACAGGATTCCAAATA attTGTTGAGGGATGCTGTGAAAAATGGAGATTATATTGCTGTGAAGGTTGCACTGAACTCAAATGAAGAATACAACTTGGATCAAGAG GATTCTACTGGGATGACCCTGGTGATGTTGGCTGCAGCAGGCGGTCAGGACGACCTCCTCAGACTCCTTATCACCAAAGGTGCAAAAGTGAATGGGCGCCAGAAAAACGGGACTACAGCCCTCATTCATGCCGCTGAGAAG AACTTTTTAACAACTGTAGCTATTCTTTTGGAAGCTGGAGCTTTTGTGAATGTTCAGCAAAGCAATGGTGAGACTGCGCTCATGAAA GCATGCAAAAGAGGAAATTCGGACATTGTCCGCCTTGTGATTGAATGTGGAGCTGACTGCAACATTTTGTCAAAGCACCAAAATAGTGCATTGTACTTTGCAAAGCAGTGTAATAATGTGCTTGTATATGAACTGCTGAAGAGCCACTTGGAGAC ACTTTCCAGAGTTGCAGAAGAAACAATCAGGGATTACTTTGAATCTCGCCTTGCTCTACTGGAACCTGTTTTCCCAATAGCATGCCATCGGCTCTGTGAGGGGCCGGATTTCTCAACAGATTTCAATTACATGCCCCCTCAGAACATGCCTGAAG GCTCTGGTGTCCTCCTCTTTATTTTCCATGCAAACTTTTTGGGCAAAGACGTTATTGCTCGGCTTTGTGGACCATGCAGTGTACAAGCTGTGGTTTTAAATGATAAATttcaacttcctgtttttctg GACAGTcactttgtttattcattcagtcCTGTTGCTGGCCCCAATAAGTTGTTTATAAGGTTGACGGAAGCACCCTTTGCCAAG GTTAAGTTGCTAATAGGTGCATACAGAGTACAGCTGCAGTGA
- the Mphosph8 gene encoding M-phase phosphoprotein 8 isoform 2 (isoform 2 is encoded by transcript variant 2), which yields MAAAAEEGMSAAALVMSVPDSIGRSPESEGVGAGDEEKDAATKGTVAVGDSEEDGEDVFEVERILDMKCEGGKNLYKVRWKGYTSEDDTWEPEVHLEDCKEVLLEFRKKLAENKAKAVRKDIQRLSLNNDIFEADSDSDQQSDTKEDISPRKKKKKIKCKEETSPEDLRKKRTKMGKLKDKFKTELESTSEIIGFDVKTKKRIWEVKEELKDSKKPKKDEIKETKELKKANKRAEVRDLKIKIREDVKENRKTKKERYIESPLESESPNDSLILEDDSEDFISDNREENQNVRSVRDKTAQETVQEGIFEKHLDDLISIEEDAGTRVRRKKTKPRKFEEPKEIKKLESTNAFLERRAIPKKQRNQDKGISNLELNKLPSPVFAQTLKSSRLSGEEKSLKSPDLAEEVKLVENLKSTDMEKEKKNEPKGKYQKRYDLDKEEKARKEPKVLKSFKEIRNAFDLFKKTTEEKNDVLENNSKREEISLDSKIMNDNKTKDKCSLKEKRNTRDETDTWAYIAAEGDQEVSDSVCQTDETSDGRQPVLSLGMDLQLEWMKLEDFQKHLDGEDEPFITTNRIPNNLLRDAVKNGDYIAVKVALNSNEEYNLDQEDSTGMTLVMLAAAGGQDDLLRLLITKGAKVNGRQKNGTTALIHAAEKNFLTTVAILLEAGAFVNVQQSNGETALMKACKRGNSDIVRLVIECGADCNILSKHQNSALYFAKQCNNVLVYELLKSHLETLSRVAEETIRDYFESRLALLEPVFPIACHRLCEGPDFSTDFNYMPPQNMPEGSGVLLFIFHANFLGKDVIARLCGPCSVQAVVLNDKFQLPVFLDSHFVYSFSPVAGPNKLFIRLTEAPFAKVKLLIGAYRVQLQ from the exons ATGGCGGCGGCGGCTGAGGAGGGCATGAGTGCGGCCGCTCTAGTTATGTCAGTTCCCGACAGCATTGGCCGTTCTCCCGAGTCCGAAGGAGTTGGAGCAGGGGACGAAGAGAAGGACGCAGCCACCAAAGGAACGGTGGCCGTTGGGGACAgcgaggaggatggggaggacgtTTTCGAGGTGGAGAGGATCCTGGACATGAAGTGCGAGGGA GGTAAGAATCTTTATAAAGTTCGATGGAAAGGATATACATCTGAAGATGATACCTGGGAGCCTGAGGTTCATCTGGAGGACTGTAAGGAAGTTCTTCTTGAATTCAGGAAGAAACTTGCTGAGAACAAAGCTAAAGCAGTCAGGAAAGATATTCAG AGACTATCTTTAAACAATGACATATTTGAGGCAGACAGTGATAGCGACCAGCAAAGTGACACAAAAGAAGATATTTcaccaaggaagaaaaagaaaaaaataaagtgcaaAGAAGAGACAAGTCCAGAAGATCTGaggaaaaaaaggacaaaaatggGAAAACTAAAAGACAAGTTCAAGACAGAGCTGGAGAGCACCTCTGAAATAATCGGTTTCGATGTAAAGACGAAGAAAAGAATTTGGGAagtcaaggaagaattaaaggACTCCAAAAAGCCCAAAAAGGATGAAATAAAGGAAACCAAGGAATTAAAGAAAGCTAATAAAAGGGCTGAAGTAAGAgatttaaagattaaaataagAGAAGATGTCAAAGAGaaccgaaaaacaaaaaaagagagatataTAGAATCTCCGCTGGAGTCTGAATCGCCTAATGATTCCCTCATTCTAGAGGATGACAGTGAAGACTTTATTTCTGACAACAGAGAAGAGAATCAGAATGTGAGAAGTGTAAGAGATAAGACAGCACAGGAGACAGTGCAAGAGGGTATTTTTGAGAAACATCTGGATGACCTTATAAGTATTGAAGAGGATGCTGGTACCCGAGTTAGAAGGAAGAAGACGAAGCCAAGAAAGTTTGAGGAACCAAAAGAGATCAAGAAGCTTGAAAGCACGAATGCCTTTTTAGAAAGGAGAGCAATACCcaaaaagcaaagaaaccaaGACAAGGGCATAAGTAACCTAGAGTTAAATAAGCTACCATCACCTGTGTTTGCCCAAACCCTGAAAAGTTCCAGACTGAGTGGGGAAGAGAAGAGCCTAAAGTCCCCTGACTTGGCAGAAGAGGTAAAGTTGGTGGAGAACTTGAAGAGTACAGATATG gagaaagagaaaaaaaatgaacccaaAGGAAAATACCAGAAAAGGTATGATttggacaaagaagaaaaagccagAAAAGAGCCAAAGGTATTAAAAT caTTTAAGGAAATCAGAAATGcatttgatttatttaaaaaaacaacagaagaaaaaaatgatgttCTTGAGAATAAttcaaaaagagaagaaatatcaCTGGATTCTAAAATTATGAATGATAACAAAACCAAGGACAAGTGttcacttaaagaaaaaagaaatactcgAGATGAGACTGACACTTGGGCATACATTGCTGCAGAAGGGGATCAGGAAGTTTCAGACAGTGTATGCCAAACAGATGAGACGTCTG ATGGCAGGCAACCAGTTTTGAGTTTGGGTATGGACCTGCAGCTGGAGTGGATGAAATTAGAAGATTTTCAGAAGCATCTGGATGGGGAAGATGAGCCCTTTATCACAACAAACAGGATTCCAAATA attTGTTGAGGGATGCTGTGAAAAATGGAGATTATATTGCTGTGAAGGTTGCACTGAACTCAAATGAAGAATACAACTTGGATCAAGAG GATTCTACTGGGATGACCCTGGTGATGTTGGCTGCAGCAGGCGGTCAGGACGACCTCCTCAGACTCCTTATCACCAAAGGTGCAAAAGTGAATGGGCGCCAGAAAAACGGGACTACAGCCCTCATTCATGCCGCTGAGAAG AACTTTTTAACAACTGTAGCTATTCTTTTGGAAGCTGGAGCTTTTGTGAATGTTCAGCAAAGCAATGGTGAGACTGCGCTCATGAAA GCATGCAAAAGAGGAAATTCGGACATTGTCCGCCTTGTGATTGAATGTGGAGCTGACTGCAACATTTTGTCAAAGCACCAAAATAGTGCATTGTACTTTGCAAAGCAGTGTAATAATGTGCTTGTATATGAACTGCTGAAGAGCCACTTGGAGAC ACTTTCCAGAGTTGCAGAAGAAACAATCAGGGATTACTTTGAATCTCGCCTTGCTCTACTGGAACCTGTTTTCCCAATAGCATGCCATCGGCTCTGTGAGGGGCCGGATTTCTCAACAGATTTCAATTACATGCCCCCTCAGAACATGCCTGAAG GCTCTGGTGTCCTCCTCTTTATTTTCCATGCAAACTTTTTGGGCAAAGACGTTATTGCTCGGCTTTGTGGACCATGCAGTGTACAAGCTGTGGTTTTAAATGATAAATttcaacttcctgtttttctg GACAGTcactttgtttattcattcagtcCTGTTGCTGGCCCCAATAAGTTGTTTATAAGGTTGACGGAAGCACCCTTTGCCAAG GTTAAGTTGCTAATAGGTGCATACAGAGTACAGCTGCAGTGA